Proteins encoded in a region of the Nicotiana tomentosiformis chromosome 9, ASM39032v3, whole genome shotgun sequence genome:
- the LOC138898962 gene encoding uncharacterized protein, producing MERFNGMLEEYLHHFVTGLQKNWVKLQDAAQLYFNSQKSSNTNRNAFEIITGHQRLLPHTVNAPNMSKSPRSASFLKVCKRNLETVQSYLIKAQKRMKKYADQNHRFVEYQVGDKVMVKIPNRYLFVGVHDPHLLQKYIGPLSI from the coding sequence ATGGAGAGGTTCAATGGCATGTTGGAGGAATACCTCCACCATTTTGTTACCGGAttgcagaagaattgggtgaagcttcagGATGCTGCTCAATTGtatttcaattcacaaaagagctctaaTACAaacagaaatgcttttgaaattATTACTGGACATCAACGACTACTCCCACATACTGTGAATGccccaaacatgtcaaaatctcctcgatCTGCTAGCTTCTTGAAGGTATGTAAGCGAAATTTGGAGACAGTGCAGAGCTATCttatcaaagcccaaaagcggatgaaaaAGTATGCTGACCAAAATCATCGCTTTGTTGAATATCAAgtaggagacaaagtgatggtgaaAATCCCAAATAGATACTTGTTTgtaggggtccatgaccctcacCTATTGCAAAAGTACATTGGGCCCTTGTCCATTTAG